In one Fluviispira vulneris genomic region, the following are encoded:
- the folE2 gene encoding GTP cyclohydrolase FolE2 has translation MQDTQNFLDNRKIRIAKVGIKDVKHPIYYQDINNKSQYPSVANFSFYVELPADKKGTHMSRFPTLLYEFAPFFSLQKFEEMSVKMLDILECNKSYLNADFIYFYEKEAPVSKIKGMTDIAVSIQISASRNETTLSKISLQIPIKSLCPCSKAISDFGAHSQRSHMTISLWNPQISILECIEIADSSASSAIYPVLKRADEKYVTEKAYNNPRFVEDLVREAAVLLKKKSDNLRFEVSAENFESIHNHNAYAIVKSEDIF, from the coding sequence ATGCAAGACACTCAAAATTTTTTAGATAACCGGAAAATTAGAATTGCGAAAGTTGGGATAAAAGATGTTAAACATCCTATTTATTACCAAGATATAAATAATAAAAGTCAATATCCAAGTGTAGCTAATTTTTCCTTTTACGTTGAGTTGCCTGCGGATAAAAAAGGAACTCATATGAGTCGCTTTCCTACACTTCTTTATGAATTTGCTCCTTTTTTCTCTCTGCAAAAGTTTGAAGAAATGTCTGTTAAAATGCTTGACATACTTGAATGCAATAAATCTTATCTCAATGCAGATTTTATTTATTTTTATGAGAAAGAAGCTCCCGTTTCTAAAATAAAAGGCATGACCGATATCGCGGTGAGTATACAAATCTCTGCAAGTCGAAATGAGACGACTCTCTCCAAAATAAGTTTACAGATTCCTATTAAAAGCCTCTGTCCATGCAGTAAAGCCATTTCTGATTTTGGCGCACACAGTCAGCGCAGTCATATGACAATCTCTCTCTGGAATCCACAGATTTCTATACTCGAATGCATAGAAATTGCAGATAGCTCCGCTTCAAGTGCTATTTATCCCGTCCTCAAGCGCGCAGATGAAAAATATGTCACAGAAAAAGCTTATAATAATCCTAGATTTGTTGAAGATCTGGTGCGTGAAGCAGCAGTGCTGTTAAAAAAGAAATCAGACAATTTGCGCTTTGAAGTCAGTGCCGAAAATTTTGAATCTATCCATAATCACAATGCCTATGCGATTGTGAAGAGTGAAGATATTTTTTAA
- a CDS encoding ubiquitin carboxyl-terminal hydrolase: MPIALEINRNSIQYKLSAVIMHRGINTHSGHYTTLLIKENKSFYCDDTSIQDGETILNKIVSSGTTGQQYEVPYFLFYEKISLAANKSETSEYSPK, encoded by the coding sequence ATGCCCATAGCTCTTGAGATAAATAGAAACTCCATCCAATATAAATTATCAGCAGTTATCATGCATAGGGGCATTAATACTCATAGTGGGCACTACACAACTCTCTTAATCAAAGAAAATAAATCTTTTTATTGTGATGACACAAGTATTCAAGATGGAGAGACAATATTAAACAAAATTGTGTCCTCTGGAACAACAGGGCAACAATATGAAGTACCTTATTTCCTTTTTTACGAGAAAATTTCATTGGCAGCTAATAAAAGCGAAACTTCCGAATACTCCCCAAAATAA
- the frr gene encoding ribosome recycling factor: MDKKQLVEKVKEGMEKTINSLKSDLQKIRTGRASAALLDDVRVDSYGTQMPLSKVATLATPEARLITVNPFDKSMLPAVEKAILTSGLGLTPNNDGKVIRIPIPALSEERRKEIAKQVKKIGEEAKVAVRHHRQDGNTKAKASQKEHGWSEDEVKRASDEVQKLTDTYAKKVDELCVAKEKEVLTM; the protein is encoded by the coding sequence ATGGATAAAAAACAACTTGTAGAAAAAGTTAAAGAGGGAATGGAAAAAACAATTAATTCTCTAAAATCCGATCTACAAAAAATCAGAACAGGCAGAGCATCAGCGGCATTATTGGATGATGTGAGAGTTGATTCCTATGGTACCCAAATGCCATTAAGTAAAGTTGCGACTTTAGCGACTCCAGAAGCTCGCTTAATCACAGTCAATCCTTTTGACAAAAGTATGCTCCCTGCCGTTGAGAAAGCAATTTTAACTTCTGGACTTGGTCTCACTCCAAATAATGATGGAAAAGTGATTCGCATTCCTATTCCAGCACTTTCTGAAGAACGCCGTAAAGAAATTGCTAAACAAGTTAAAAAAATTGGTGAAGAAGCAAAAGTAGCTGTCCGTCACCACCGCCAAGATGGAAACACAAAAGCAAAAGCATCCCAAAAAGAACATGGTTGGTCTGAAGATGAAGTCAAGCGTGCAAGCGATGAAGTTCAAAAATTGACCGATACTTATGCAAAAAAAGTGGATGAACTTTGCGTAGCAAAAGAAAAAGAAGTTCTTACGATGTAA
- the lpoB gene encoding penicillin-binding protein activator LpoB produces the protein MLNLRKLFSVSTLIIAGTLPLVGCTSFQGDYGDPDQAQILDDKWNPTDATVTVKKMVKDMTAAPWILNWREDMKKKSTDRPFVLVDDMENRTSEVIDTKALFEDLRSQILNDGKVRFLDGDLRKKILDEYKYQQSGVVRKGGVKGPGNQHGADFFLSGAISSIVSQQGGKSSVQYQIEMKLTNISTGELVWSGIEKIRKNFKRSSIGW, from the coding sequence ATGTTAAATCTAAGAAAATTATTTTCTGTTTCAACTCTCATTATTGCAGGCACTCTCCCTCTCGTAGGCTGTACATCTTTTCAAGGAGATTACGGAGATCCCGATCAAGCACAGATATTAGATGATAAATGGAATCCAACGGACGCGACTGTAACAGTTAAAAAAATGGTTAAAGATATGACAGCAGCTCCTTGGATTCTCAATTGGCGTGAAGATATGAAGAAGAAATCCACAGATAGACCTTTTGTTCTTGTGGATGATATGGAAAATAGAACGAGTGAAGTGATTGATACCAAAGCACTCTTCGAAGATCTACGCAGCCAAATCCTCAATGACGGAAAAGTTCGTTTTTTAGATGGTGATCTTCGTAAAAAAATATTAGACGAATATAAATACCAGCAGTCTGGTGTGGTTAGAAAAGGTGGCGTAAAAGGGCCTGGTAACCAACACGGCGCTGACTTCTTCCTTTCAGGTGCTATTTCAAGTATCGTTTCGCAACAGGGGGGTAAGAGTTCCGTTCAATATCAAATTGAAATGAAACTCACCAATATCTCAACGGGCGAGTTGGTTTGGAGTGGTATCGAAAAAATAAGAAAAAACTTCAAAAGAAGTAGTATTGGTTGGTAA
- the nadB gene encoding L-aspartate oxidase: MKKKSSLQVLEHVMFDFLIIGSGIAGASLALKLSAQGKVALLCKESFFECNTRWAQGGIASVLSEEDNYSLHIQDTLNAGVGLCHENVVQKVISSGPRSIQQLIALGVQFTQNSQNNRFDSEFHLTKEGGHSARRIIHSADMTGIALQNTLAQKVNENKNITLLEFHTAIDLIVTDKVAPDFSRNRALGAYVLNDRNKNIFAILAKATVLATGGHGKLYLYTTNPDVATGDGVAMAWRAGARVANLEFMQFHPTCLYDPKSKNFLISEALRGEGALLKTISGERFMEDIHPLKELAPRDIVARAIDEQIKKSGAPFVHLDISHKDPHFVKEHFPGIYTKCLEIGLDITKDPIPVVPAAHYSCGGIVTDMRGRTGIKSLWALGEVACSGLHGANRLASNSLLEGVVFADFVFEDIVSLIADLNLYKNPEVPKWELGTAAEPDEMVVISQLWDEIRRTMWNYVGIVRTEKRLARAAARIDQICQEIETYYWNIIPSRSLIEVRNLATVAQLTVKCARMRKESRGIHYSLDCPFADDKKYKKDTVVLS; this comes from the coding sequence ATGAAGAAAAAATCTTCACTCCAGGTTTTAGAGCATGTGATGTTTGATTTTCTTATTATTGGCTCTGGGATTGCTGGTGCTTCTCTTGCGCTCAAATTAAGTGCGCAGGGGAAAGTTGCTTTGCTGTGTAAGGAGTCTTTTTTTGAATGCAACACACGATGGGCTCAGGGAGGCATTGCCTCTGTGTTAAGTGAAGAGGATAATTATTCTTTGCATATTCAAGACACACTCAATGCAGGTGTAGGTTTGTGCCATGAAAATGTAGTGCAAAAAGTTATTTCTTCAGGACCGCGCTCGATTCAACAATTGATTGCCCTTGGGGTGCAATTTACACAAAATTCTCAAAATAATCGCTTTGATTCAGAATTTCACCTGACAAAAGAGGGGGGCCACAGTGCCCGTAGGATAATCCATTCTGCAGATATGACGGGCATTGCTCTGCAAAATACATTAGCGCAGAAAGTGAATGAAAATAAAAATATCACTTTATTAGAATTTCATACAGCAATTGATCTCATTGTGACTGATAAAGTCGCACCCGATTTTTCGCGCAATCGTGCTTTGGGGGCGTATGTTTTAAATGACAGAAATAAAAACATTTTTGCTATTCTTGCCAAAGCAACCGTCTTAGCGACAGGTGGGCATGGAAAACTTTATTTATATACAACAAATCCAGATGTTGCGACTGGAGATGGGGTAGCCATGGCTTGGCGTGCTGGGGCAAGAGTTGCGAATTTAGAATTTATGCAATTTCACCCAACATGTTTGTATGATCCCAAATCGAAGAATTTTCTTATTTCGGAAGCATTGCGAGGAGAGGGTGCGCTTTTAAAAACGATCTCTGGTGAAAGATTCATGGAAGATATTCATCCTTTGAAGGAATTAGCGCCACGGGACATTGTCGCCAGAGCAATTGATGAGCAAATAAAAAAATCGGGAGCACCTTTTGTTCATCTTGATATATCTCATAAAGATCCACATTTTGTAAAAGAGCATTTTCCAGGAATTTATACAAAATGTTTAGAAATAGGCCTAGATATTACGAAAGATCCTATCCCTGTTGTTCCCGCTGCACATTATAGCTGTGGTGGAATAGTAACGGATATGCGAGGGAGAACTGGAATTAAATCTCTCTGGGCTTTAGGTGAAGTTGCATGTTCTGGTCTGCATGGAGCAAACCGTTTGGCATCGAATTCTTTGCTTGAAGGCGTTGTCTTTGCGGATTTTGTTTTCGAAGATATCGTGAGTTTAATAGCGGATTTAAATCTATATAAAAATCCTGAAGTACCAAAGTGGGAGCTTGGAACAGCCGCAGAGCCAGATGAAATGGTTGTTATCAGTCAGCTTTGGGATGAAATTCGAAGGACTATGTGGAATTATGTTGGTATTGTTCGCACAGAAAAAAGATTGGCCCGTGCAGCTGCACGGATTGATCAAATCTGCCAAGAAATTGAAACGTATTACTGGAATATTATTCCAAGCCGCTCGCTCATAGAAGTTAGAAACCTAGCGACAGTTGCGCAACTTACTGTTAAATGTGCAAGAATGAGGAAGGAGAGCCGAGGAATTCATTATTCTTTGGACTGTCCATTTGCTGATGATAAAAAATACAAAAAAGACACAGTTGTTTTAAGTTAG
- a CDS encoding glycosyltransferase, with the protein MTQISLIIPTYNESKNIPILLDKLDLCLSGINKEVIVVDDNSPDKTWEIARNLSSQYPWLKVIRRMTDRGLSSAVLTGFEQAEGKILAVMDSDLQHDEEALVLFLSAFEKGANIVVGSRKVNGGSVENWSPIRKFVSWVATVMARIALPCKVTDPMSGFFALDRTIYLNNKNKINPRGFKILLEFLARAENAQVQEVGYTFKGRIHGESKLSSRVIYDYIFALYELSLGQYIPTRFIKYGIIGLSGLIIATFVIFFCQKFTALSDATAVTISIELSILTNFFLNNFWTFKENKLTGFWKTCRGLITFHAICLGGAFINQAIAIKMLGYGVDVYLSNALGYLVAAIWNYMINVNITWKVKS; encoded by the coding sequence ATGACACAGATTTCTTTAATTATCCCAACTTACAATGAAAGTAAAAATATTCCAATTTTACTTGATAAACTCGATCTTTGTTTATCTGGAATAAACAAAGAAGTAATAGTTGTGGATGATAATTCTCCAGATAAAACTTGGGAAATTGCCAGAAATCTTTCGTCTCAATATCCTTGGTTGAAAGTTATTCGGAGAATGACTGATCGCGGTTTGAGTTCTGCAGTCCTCACTGGATTTGAACAAGCTGAGGGCAAAATACTTGCTGTGATGGATTCTGATCTTCAGCACGACGAAGAAGCGTTGGTTTTATTTCTTTCTGCCTTTGAAAAGGGTGCAAATATTGTTGTCGGTTCTCGGAAAGTCAATGGTGGGAGTGTCGAAAACTGGAGTCCTATTCGCAAATTTGTTTCATGGGTGGCGACTGTTATGGCTCGCATAGCGTTGCCTTGTAAAGTAACAGATCCAATGAGCGGATTTTTTGCATTAGACCGGACAATTTATTTAAACAATAAAAATAAAATAAATCCCCGTGGATTTAAAATTTTATTAGAATTTTTAGCGCGGGCTGAAAATGCTCAAGTGCAAGAAGTTGGCTATACTTTTAAAGGACGTATTCATGGAGAAAGTAAGTTATCGAGTCGCGTAATTTATGATTATATTTTTGCACTATATGAATTGAGTCTTGGCCAATATATTCCAACCCGTTTTATTAAATATGGAATTATTGGTTTATCAGGCTTAATTATAGCAACATTTGTGATTTTCTTTTGTCAGAAATTCACTGCACTTTCCGATGCAACTGCCGTTACTATTTCAATTGAGTTGAGTATCTTAACAAATTTCTTTTTAAATAATTTTTGGACATTTAAAGAAAATAAGCTGACTGGTTTTTGGAAAACTTGCAGAGGACTTATAACATTTCATGCAATATGTTTGGGTGGTGCGTTTATAAATCAAGCCATAGCAATAAAAATGTTAGGGTATGGTGTCGATGTTTATTTATCTAATGCTCTTGGTTACTTAGTCGCAGCTATTTGGAATTATATGATTAATGTAAATATCACATGGAAAGTGAAGAGCTAG
- a CDS encoding recombinase family protein: MKVAIYSKNDTVEYKMPQKQISSLHNYIQNRGWKFINEFVDHTAVKKKKVSERNKLMQLAKEKEIDVVLVWSLNCWAETTCDLILSLNELTQYGVSFVSLSESLDSSNPTHKTFSEILNAFAIFEKEKNNQHKQHLSIIAKSNEPKTKRLGKALKCADQMRALQQEGKNHSEIARILNVSRGSVHNILGNISKKKESKKVYNRGEAQTLFCQSFIRTIQFLTCHARIKSRRNITSSSLSM; encoded by the coding sequence ATGAAAGTAGCTATTTACAGCAAAAATGATACCGTAGAATACAAGATGCCTCAAAAGCAAATAAGCAGTTTACATAATTACATCCAAAATCGTGGGTGGAAATTTATAAACGAGTTTGTAGATCACACTGCAGTTAAAAAAAAGAAGGTCAGCGAGCGCAACAAGTTAATGCAACTTGCCAAAGAAAAAGAAATTGATGTCGTGCTAGTTTGGAGTTTAAATTGCTGGGCAGAAACAACTTGTGACCTTATTTTAAGCTTAAATGAATTAACCCAATATGGTGTTAGTTTTGTTTCTTTATCAGAATCACTCGATTCCTCAAATCCTACACATAAAACTTTTAGCGAAATTTTAAATGCTTTCGCTATATTTGAAAAAGAAAAAAATAATCAACATAAACAGCATTTATCAATAATAGCTAAATCAAATGAACCCAAAACAAAAAGATTGGGCAAAGCACTCAAATGTGCTGACCAAATGCGTGCATTACAACAAGAAGGAAAAAACCATTCTGAAATTGCACGTATATTAAATGTTTCAAGAGGAAGTGTTCACAATATTTTAGGTAACATTAGCAAGAAAAAAGAAAGCAAAAAAGTTTACAACAGAGGGGAAGCGCAAACCCTTTTTTGCCAATCTTTTATTAGAACAATTCAATTTTTAACTTGCCATGCAAGAATAAAATCCCGCAGAAATATAACTAGCTCTTCACTTTCCATGTGA
- the ettA gene encoding energy-dependent translational throttle protein EttA, giving the protein MANYIFNMVKLRKNIGGKDILKDIYLSFFHGAKIGVIGSNGAGKSTLLRIMAGVDKDFAGEAFPQKGTKIGYLPQEPQLDPTKNVVENVEEAVKEIKDLIRKFDALNERLGEPLSDDEMNKILEQTALLQDEIDAKNGWDIDRTLEIAMDALRCPPPDADVKTLSGGERRRVALCKLLLEKPDLLLLDEPTNHLDAESVQWLERYLKEFTGTLVTITHDRYFLDNVTEWVLELDKGEGIPWQGNYSSWLGQKTTRLSEEEKQESARQKTLKRELEWMNMSPKARQAKSKWRISAYNELLKEQNDRSEGIREIVFPPAPRLGDNVVEAIDITKAFGDKVLFENLNFKLPPGGIVGVIGPNGAGKSTLFKMIAGIEKPEQGEIKIGETVKISYVDQHREYLDSDKTVFQELSGGKDLIQVGSREIPARSYISSFGFRGADQQKSVGKLSGGERNRLNLAKMVMNGGNLLLLDEPTNDLDVDTLRALEDSLVSFPGCAVVISHDRYFLDRIATHILAFEGDSKVVWFEGNYQDYMADKKRRLGDDAVNPKRIKFKKLIH; this is encoded by the coding sequence ATGGCTAACTATATTTTCAATATGGTCAAACTCCGCAAAAACATTGGCGGAAAAGATATTCTTAAAGACATCTATTTATCCTTTTTCCACGGGGCAAAAATTGGTGTGATCGGCTCAAACGGTGCTGGTAAATCAACACTTTTGCGTATCATGGCTGGGGTGGACAAAGATTTTGCTGGGGAAGCTTTTCCACAAAAAGGTACAAAAATTGGGTATCTACCACAGGAGCCACAACTTGATCCCACAAAAAACGTTGTGGAAAATGTGGAAGAAGCTGTAAAAGAAATAAAAGATCTCATCCGCAAATTCGACGCGCTCAACGAACGTTTGGGAGAGCCGCTGAGTGATGATGAAATGAATAAAATCTTAGAGCAAACTGCTCTGTTACAAGATGAAATCGATGCCAAAAATGGTTGGGATATCGATCGCACCCTTGAAATTGCAATGGATGCCTTGCGTTGTCCGCCCCCAGACGCCGATGTGAAGACCCTTTCAGGTGGTGAACGTAGACGTGTTGCTCTATGCAAACTACTCCTCGAAAAACCAGATCTTTTGCTTCTTGATGAGCCAACGAACCATTTGGATGCAGAAAGTGTACAGTGGCTTGAACGTTACTTAAAAGAATTTACTGGAACTTTAGTGACGATTACGCACGATCGTTATTTCTTGGACAATGTGACGGAATGGGTGCTTGAACTTGATAAAGGCGAAGGCATACCGTGGCAAGGAAATTATTCTTCTTGGTTAGGACAGAAAACCACACGTTTATCTGAAGAAGAAAAGCAAGAGTCCGCTCGACAAAAAACTTTAAAGCGCGAACTTGAGTGGATGAATATGTCTCCGAAAGCACGCCAAGCAAAAAGCAAATGGCGTATTTCAGCATATAATGAGCTTCTTAAAGAACAAAATGATCGCAGTGAAGGTATTCGCGAAATTGTTTTCCCACCCGCTCCACGTTTAGGAGATAATGTTGTGGAAGCAATCGACATTACTAAAGCCTTTGGTGACAAAGTCTTATTTGAAAATTTAAATTTCAAACTTCCACCTGGTGGTATCGTCGGAGTGATTGGGCCAAACGGTGCAGGGAAATCGACTCTCTTTAAAATGATTGCAGGTATTGAAAAACCTGAACAAGGTGAAATTAAAATCGGTGAAACTGTAAAAATCAGTTACGTTGATCAACATCGTGAATATCTTGACAGTGATAAAACCGTTTTCCAAGAATTGAGTGGTGGGAAAGATCTTATTCAAGTAGGCAGTCGAGAAATTCCTGCGCGTTCTTATATTTCTTCCTTTGGTTTTAGGGGAGCAGATCAGCAAAAGTCAGTTGGGAAGCTTTCAGGTGGTGAGAGGAATCGATTGAATCTTGCAAAAATGGTAATGAATGGCGGGAATCTTTTGCTGCTTGACGAACCTACAAACGATTTGGATGTAGATACTCTACGTGCCCTTGAAGATTCACTTGTTTCTTTTCCTGGTTGTGCTGTGGTTATTTCCCACGATCGTTACTTTTTGGATCGTATTGCGACTCATATTCTCGCTTTTGAAGGAGACAGTAAAGTCGTTTGGTTTGAAGGGAATTACCAAGACTATATGGCAGATAAAAAACGCCGTCTGGGTGATGATGCTGTCAACCCAAAACGTATTAAATTTAAAAAACTTATTCATTAA
- a CDS encoding helix-turn-helix domain-containing protein — protein sequence MLEKKNENELDRLESTVRKRFATLLRRERTRMNLTQTEFSKLMGFKGFNLLAKYENSDIVNIPLSTYYKFAEITGLNFKYVICDIFLSDVNENQYIPQKFIDFIFADFMTYYKAPDSEDVGKLLDMKNAFRIALMWARLPDFRKLCVEEVILKELYIEEDDVNEQKFLRKKTMSIFDVMSGRVSKKKVDVKVTEIEESN from the coding sequence ATGTTAGAGAAAAAAAATGAAAACGAATTAGATAGACTCGAAAGCACTGTCCGCAAACGTTTCGCAACTTTATTGCGAAGAGAACGCACACGGATGAATTTAACACAGACAGAATTTTCCAAGCTGATGGGGTTTAAAGGATTTAACCTCTTAGCAAAGTACGAAAACTCAGATATAGTGAATATTCCTCTATCAACCTACTATAAATTTGCAGAAATCACCGGCCTCAATTTTAAATATGTTATCTGTGATATTTTCTTATCGGATGTAAATGAAAATCAATATATTCCACAGAAATTTATTGATTTTATTTTTGCCGATTTTATGACTTACTATAAAGCTCCAGACAGTGAAGATGTTGGTAAATTGCTCGATATGAAAAATGCTTTTCGTATCGCTCTGATGTGGGCGCGCCTCCCTGACTTCCGAAAACTCTGTGTCGAAGAAGTTATTTTAAAAGAATTGTATATTGAAGAAGATGATGTAAATGAACAAAAATTCTTACGCAAGAAAACGATGAGTATCTTTGATGTTATGTCCGGTCGTGTGTCAAAAAAGAAAGTGGATGTAAAGGTAACAGAAATTGAGGAGAGCAATTAA
- a CDS encoding alpha/beta fold hydrolase, producing the protein MITLHFIHGFLGFPSDWEIFRENIKGYNYKFHAIADFLPKYEKNENFSFRDWANCFNQEIFAKKNNSEKNVLVGYSLGGRLALHALIENHDWDAALIVSANPGLCSENEKYARILNDKKWAERFLNDDWDAVMQAWNGQGVFSGLNNNIVREESQYNKAELACALTHFSLGRQEDLRPNIEALQIPLLWLAGEKDTKFVSFAAEMSALNNKIESFVVKDAGHRIPWEKPVEFSEKLLEFVKRVG; encoded by the coding sequence ATGATCACCCTGCATTTTATTCATGGTTTTTTAGGATTCCCTTCGGATTGGGAGATCTTTAGAGAAAATATAAAGGGCTATAATTATAAATTCCACGCCATCGCCGATTTTTTGCCAAAATACGAAAAGAATGAAAATTTTTCTTTTAGAGATTGGGCAAATTGTTTTAACCAAGAAATTTTTGCAAAGAAAAATAATTCTGAGAAAAATGTTTTGGTAGGTTATTCTTTGGGTGGACGCCTCGCTTTACACGCACTCATTGAAAATCATGACTGGGATGCCGCTCTGATAGTCTCGGCAAATCCAGGTTTATGCAGTGAAAATGAAAAATATGCACGCATACTGAACGATAAAAAATGGGCAGAGCGCTTTTTAAATGATGATTGGGATGCAGTGATGCAAGCTTGGAACGGGCAAGGTGTTTTTTCTGGGCTGAACAATAATATCGTACGTGAGGAAAGTCAGTATAACAAAGCAGAACTTGCTTGTGCTTTAACCCACTTTTCCTTAGGGCGGCAAGAAGATCTCCGCCCGAACATTGAGGCACTGCAAATTCCCCTTCTTTGGCTTGCTGGGGAAAAAGATACGAAATTCGTCAGTTTTGCTGCTGAAATGAGTGCACTTAATAACAAAATCGAAAGTTTTGTAGTGAAAGATGCTGGTCACCGTATCCCTTGGGAAAAACCTGTGGAATTCAGTGAAAAGTTGCTTGAATTCGTCAAACGAGTTGGGTGA
- a CDS encoding MbcA/ParS/Xre antitoxin family protein yields the protein MTQHLSDKKQKLSEEEVLGQAFWALVHHYGFTREQQAGLLGIPNYRQRLNKLDNEKIIPKDVDKKNRVGLLLGIHKNLRILFPYNREVVYGWMSKPQSALGGLVPIDFILEDPTYSYERMAIVRRRLDYMRCAV from the coding sequence ATGACTCAGCATTTAAGCGATAAAAAACAGAAACTTTCAGAAGAAGAAGTTCTTGGGCAAGCATTTTGGGCTTTGGTTCACCATTATGGCTTTACCCGTGAACAACAGGCAGGCCTTCTCGGCATACCTAACTACCGACAACGACTTAACAAACTCGATAATGAAAAAATAATTCCGAAAGACGTCGACAAAAAAAATCGCGTGGGTCTCTTGCTTGGAATCCATAAAAATTTAAGAATTTTATTTCCTTATAACAGAGAAGTCGTCTACGGCTGGATGTCGAAACCGCAGTCTGCACTTGGCGGGCTTGTGCCCATCGACTTTATTCTCGAGGATCCTACTTATTCCTATGAACGCATGGCTATTGTGCGCAGAAGACTCGACTATATGCGATGTGCTGTATGA
- a CDS encoding RES family NAD+ phosphorylase, with amino-acid sequence MIETEEILNLKTNFHGTTFRNIYTIFTSQNLFDDLIGSDAESEAILQKYENATSGISHVLPQKNRLFDYSQAHPSCISGSFLPPYSKGRFGDGNGYGVWYSALDEKTSIYESFYHQWKFAQEQFTHFPNERRITVDRKMFACSLTCENVFDFSKSLHWHSQLTSDNYDFCHELGKKMKPLGGEMLIVPSARKSGGFCTPVFSPDVIISEKTIYYLKYYFYCDGRAEIEKISREKEIVAVPSRWKKEIEIQL; translated from the coding sequence ATGATTGAGACAGAAGAAATTTTAAATTTAAAAACTAATTTCCACGGAACGACTTTTAGAAATATTTATACCATTTTTACCTCGCAGAATTTATTCGACGATCTGATTGGCTCAGATGCAGAAAGTGAAGCAATTTTACAAAAATATGAAAATGCTACGAGTGGAATTTCCCACGTGCTACCGCAAAAAAATCGTCTATTTGACTATAGCCAAGCCCACCCCTCCTGTATTTCTGGAAGTTTTTTACCCCCTTATTCTAAAGGTCGCTTTGGCGACGGCAATGGCTATGGAGTTTGGTATTCCGCTCTCGATGAAAAGACCTCTATTTACGAATCTTTTTATCATCAATGGAAATTTGCCCAAGAGCAATTCACCCATTTTCCCAACGAGCGAAGAATAACCGTGGATCGCAAGATGTTTGCCTGTTCACTCACATGCGAAAATGTCTTCGATTTTAGCAAGTCTTTACATTGGCATAGTCAATTGACATCTGACAATTACGATTTCTGTCATGAACTCGGGAAAAAAATGAAACCACTGGGGGGAGAAATGTTAATAGTTCCCTCTGCAAGAAAAAGCGGTGGTTTTTGTACACCCGTTTTCAGTCCAGACGTTATAATAAGCGAAAAAACAATTTATTATTTAAAGTATTATTTTTATTGTGATGGCAGAGCTGAAATAGAAAAAATTTCCAGAGAAAAAGAAATAGTAGCTGTGCCGTCACGTTGGAAAAAAGAAATAGAGATTCAGCTTTGA
- a CDS encoding adenylate/guanylate cyclase domain-containing protein has translation MSSITKKRVEATIMFCDIMNFTTLFDDKDPEEAFVFANYVLKTLSNVVTKCGGTVDKFMGDGLLAHFGVNSPNSDHAMKACYCSLKLLDEIWKINCNRYILNQIIISLGIGIHSGEIVFGKIEAGTYNEFSVFGDVVNTASRIERMTRFFSVDILVSQTTYDLCKNNLDFFKIGDTTLKGKKGKHTLFWLVPTNLIKNKL, from the coding sequence ATGTCATCTATTACAAAAAAACGCGTAGAGGCTACGATAATGTTCTGTGATATCATGAATTTTACTACTTTATTTGATGATAAAGATCCTGAGGAAGCTTTTGTTTTTGCAAATTATGTATTAAAAACTTTAAGTAACGTAGTAACAAAGTGCGGTGGTACAGTTGATAAATTTATGGGTGATGGTTTGCTTGCCCATTTTGGGGTTAATAGCCCAAACTCAGACCATGCAATGAAAGCTTGTTACTGTAGTTTAAAGTTGCTCGATGAAATTTGGAAAATCAATTGCAACCGTTATATTTTGAATCAAATCATAATATCATTAGGGATTGGAATTCATTCTGGCGAAATCGTCTTTGGAAAAATTGAGGCAGGCACATATAACGAATTTTCGGTTTTCGGTGATGTGGTCAATACAGCTTCACGTATTGAACGCATGACTCGATTTTTTTCAGTCGATATATTGGTTTCACAAACAACTTATGATTTATGCAAAAATAATTTAGATTTTTTTAAAATCGGAGACACTACTCTTAAAGGAAAAAAGGGGAAGCACACTCTTTTTTGGCTTGTTCCAACGAATTTAATTAAGAATAAGTTATAA